The Raoultibacter phocaeensis genome contains a region encoding:
- the prfB gene encoding peptide chain release factor 2, whose translation MTDRELKDIEQVGVRVADAKRYLHVDEKKAELALLDKEIAAPGFWDDASHAQEVSKQASNLRDVIDEYYEAETLLEDAQAALDLAAEDVAFADEAADALDALDALLDRLEVSSWFSGRFDGGDAILTVNPGSGGLEAQDWTEMLYRMYTRYAEKKGWKARVLDLVPGNGIGLDKATIQIEGRNAYGMLKSESGVHRLVRISPTDDKKRRHTTFAGVEVLPVLPDDIEIDLNPADVRVDVYRSSGPGGQCVNTTDSAVRLTHVPTGLVVTCQNEKSQLQNKEAAFKVLRAKLFELEERKREEELEALRGERMENSFGSQIRNYVLYPYQLVKDVRSNIETGNVDAVLDGEIDEFVLGYHKWRVSS comes from the coding sequence ATGACTGACAGAGAGCTGAAAGATATCGAGCAGGTAGGCGTGCGCGTCGCGGATGCGAAGCGCTATCTGCATGTAGATGAGAAAAAGGCCGAACTGGCTTTGCTCGACAAGGAAATTGCGGCCCCCGGGTTCTGGGACGATGCGTCCCATGCTCAGGAAGTGTCGAAGCAGGCAAGCAATCTGCGCGATGTCATCGACGAGTACTACGAGGCCGAAACGCTTCTGGAAGACGCCCAAGCGGCGCTCGACCTTGCGGCTGAAGACGTTGCGTTTGCAGACGAAGCGGCCGACGCGCTCGACGCGCTCGACGCGCTGCTCGATCGGCTCGAGGTGTCATCGTGGTTTTCGGGCCGCTTCGATGGGGGTGATGCCATCCTTACCGTCAATCCCGGTTCGGGGGGACTCGAAGCGCAGGACTGGACCGAGATGCTCTACCGCATGTATACGCGCTACGCCGAGAAGAAGGGCTGGAAGGCGCGCGTGCTCGACCTCGTACCCGGAAACGGCATCGGGCTCGACAAGGCCACGATCCAAATCGAAGGCCGCAACGCCTACGGCATGCTCAAAAGCGAATCGGGCGTGCACCGGCTCGTGCGCATCTCGCCGACAGACGACAAGAAGCGCCGTCACACTACGTTTGCGGGCGTGGAAGTGCTTCCCGTGCTTCCCGACGACATCGAGATCGACCTGAACCCCGCAGATGTGCGGGTTGACGTGTACCGCTCGAGCGGTCCGGGCGGCCAGTGCGTGAACACGACCGACTCCGCCGTGCGCCTCACGCACGTGCCCACCGGGCTCGTCGTCACGTGCCAGAACGAGAAATCGCAGCTTCAGAACAAGGAGGCGGCGTTCAAGGTGCTGCGCGCGAAGCTCTTCGAACTCGAAGAGCGCAAGCGCGAAGAGGAGCTTGAGGCGCTCAGGGGAGAGCGTATGGAAAACTCCTTCGGCAGCCAAATTCGCAACTACGTATTGTATCCTTACCAATTGGTGAAAGACGTGCGCAGCAACATCGAGACGGGCAACGTCGACGCGGTCCTCGACGGCGAGATCGACGAGTTCGTGCTCGGATACCACAAGTGGCGCGTATCGTCTTAA
- a CDS encoding transketolase family protein: protein MVKFASAEEASQKKATRAAFGETLAELAAKGVPVVAVDADLSGSTTTKKFASAAPGNEKRLFNVGIAEQNMIGVAAGLALTGHIAYTGSFAVFGTGRAYDQIRNTVAYSKLNVKIAPTHAGISVGPDGGSHQMLEDISLMRGLPNMTVLVPADYASARAAIRIAANTPGPVYVRMGRASVPCVYAHDVELEAGRAYVLREGCDATVVACGVEIDEALKAADMLANEGVSVEVIDAFSVKPLDRATIVGSVAKTGCAVVAEEHSVVGGLGSAVAEALAEEHPAPCEFVGVRDTFGKSGEFAELMAYFSLDARAIVEAVKKTMARKAIC, encoded by the coding sequence GTGGTTAAGTTCGCATCAGCCGAAGAGGCGTCTCAGAAAAAGGCCACCCGTGCGGCCTTCGGCGAAACGCTCGCCGAGCTTGCAGCGAAGGGAGTGCCTGTCGTAGCCGTCGATGCCGACCTGTCGGGATCGACCACCACAAAGAAGTTCGCGAGCGCGGCACCGGGAAACGAAAAGCGGCTTTTCAACGTGGGCATCGCCGAGCAGAACATGATCGGCGTTGCGGCGGGCCTCGCGCTTACCGGCCACATCGCCTACACCGGTTCGTTCGCCGTGTTCGGCACGGGCCGCGCCTACGACCAGATCCGCAATACAGTTGCCTATTCCAAACTCAACGTGAAGATCGCTCCTACGCATGCGGGCATCTCGGTCGGCCCCGATGGCGGCAGTCACCAGATGCTTGAAGACATCTCGCTCATGCGCGGCCTTCCGAACATGACGGTGCTCGTGCCTGCCGACTACGCTTCCGCGCGCGCTGCCATCCGCATCGCGGCGAACACGCCCGGTCCGGTGTACGTGCGCATGGGCCGCGCTTCGGTCCCGTGCGTGTACGCGCACGACGTCGAGCTCGAAGCAGGACGCGCCTATGTGCTGCGCGAGGGATGCGATGCGACGGTTGTCGCGTGCGGCGTGGAGATCGACGAAGCCCTGAAAGCCGCCGACATGCTTGCGAACGAGGGTGTATCGGTCGAGGTTATCGATGCGTTTTCGGTGAAACCGCTCGACCGCGCCACCATCGTGGGCTCGGTGGCGAAAACCGGATGCGCCGTCGTAGCCGAAGAGCACTCGGTCGTAGGCGGGCTCGGGTCCGCTGTGGCCGAAGCGCTCGCCGAGGAACATCCTGCGCCCTGCGAATTCGTCGGCGTACGCGACACCTTCGGCAAATCGGGCGAATTCGCAGAGCTCATGGCCTATTTCTCGCTCGATGCCAGAGCCATTGTTGAAGCTGTGAAGAAGACGATGGCCCGAAAGGCGATCTGCTAG
- the ftsX gene encoding permease-like cell division protein FtsX: MSSLLYFLKESLTGFTRNLSTALGSIVTIFLSLLIIGIFLIGGFIVENVVSSVEDKVSISVWISDDASDSDITTLENYIQGLEGVESVGFTTKDQALENFRNSMTSNPEIVDQLDGQNPLPASIEVELADPQMVETIAGQIRDNATFQKICDNPADPADSLKYGQKSVQRLFDLTNYIRYIGIALIALLIFIAMVFINNTIRLAILARRKEIAIMRLVGASNGFIRGPFLMEGALHAIIGSLLAVGSLELLRSIVFPKISTALVWLPLDLGTSTTFLIYAALVVAGLLIGLIGSALAMRRYLKV; encoded by the coding sequence ATGTCTAGCCTTCTGTACTTTCTCAAAGAATCGCTTACCGGGTTCACCCGCAATCTATCGACGGCGCTCGGCTCCATCGTCACGATATTCTTGTCGCTTCTGATCATCGGCATCTTCCTCATCGGCGGTTTCATCGTCGAGAACGTGGTGTCGTCGGTTGAGGACAAGGTGTCCATTTCGGTGTGGATCTCAGACGATGCGTCCGATTCTGACATCACGACACTCGAGAACTACATCCAGGGTCTCGAGGGCGTCGAGAGCGTGGGCTTCACCACGAAAGATCAGGCGCTTGAGAACTTCCGCAACTCGATGACCTCGAATCCCGAGATCGTCGATCAGCTCGACGGCCAAAACCCGCTGCCAGCCTCGATCGAGGTCGAGCTCGCCGACCCGCAGATGGTCGAGACGATCGCGGGGCAGATACGCGATAACGCCACGTTCCAGAAGATCTGCGACAATCCCGCAGATCCGGCCGATTCGCTCAAGTACGGCCAGAAGAGCGTTCAGCGCCTGTTCGATCTCACGAACTACATCCGCTACATCGGCATTGCTCTTATCGCGCTTCTGATCTTCATCGCGATGGTGTTCATCAACAACACGATCCGCCTGGCCATCCTCGCGCGCCGCAAGGAGATCGCGATTATGCGGCTCGTCGGCGCTTCGAACGGGTTCATCCGCGGGCCGTTTTTGATGGAGGGCGCGCTGCACGCCATCATTGGCTCGCTTCTGGCGGTCGGCTCTCTCGAGCTCTTGCGCTCGATCGTGTTCCCGAAGATATCGACGGCGCTCGTGTGGCTGCCGCTCGATCTCGGCACCTCGACGACGTTTCTGATCTATGCGGCGCTCGTCGTCGCGGGTCTGCTCATCGGCCTCATCGGATCGGCGCTTGCCATGCGCCGCTACCTGAAGGTGTAG
- a CDS encoding transketolase codes for MESTEIENKARDIREDIVKMIAEAGSGHPGGSLSCADILAALYFGGVLKHDPAHPDDPDRDYFILGKGHAAPALYATLAEAGYFPKEELMSLRKLGTRLQGHPDSNLLEGIEVSTGSLGQGLSIAAGAASGLALDGRDGRVFVLIGDGESQEGQVWEAATFAAHQKLGNLVCIVDANGLQIDGACDDVCASGDLGEKFAAFGWDVSRVDGHDIEALIELLGTLKAAGGAKPHAVIATTVKGKGVSFMEGQAGWHGKAPNAEELASALAELEAEGASRG; via the coding sequence ATGGAAAGTACCGAGATCGAGAACAAGGCGCGCGATATCCGCGAGGACATCGTGAAGATGATCGCCGAAGCGGGAAGCGGGCATCCGGGCGGATCGCTCTCCTGTGCCGATATACTGGCGGCGCTGTACTTCGGAGGCGTGCTCAAGCACGATCCGGCTCACCCCGACGATCCGGATAGAGACTACTTCATCCTCGGCAAGGGGCATGCGGCGCCTGCGCTCTATGCTACGCTCGCCGAAGCGGGGTACTTCCCGAAAGAGGAGCTCATGTCTTTGCGCAAGCTCGGCACGAGGCTTCAGGGGCATCCCGATTCCAACCTGCTCGAGGGCATCGAGGTGTCCACCGGCTCGCTCGGCCAAGGGCTCTCCATCGCCGCAGGAGCCGCAAGCGGCCTTGCACTCGACGGCCGCGACGGCCGCGTGTTCGTACTCATCGGCGACGGCGAGAGCCAGGAGGGCCAGGTGTGGGAAGCGGCAACGTTTGCCGCGCACCAAAAGCTCGGAAATCTCGTCTGCATCGTCGACGCGAACGGCCTGCAGATCGACGGCGCCTGTGACGATGTGTGCGCATCGGGCGATTTGGGCGAGAAGTTCGCCGCATTCGGTTGGGACGTGTCTCGCGTAGACGGCCACGACATCGAGGCGCTCATCGAACTCTTAGGCACCTTGAAGGCGGCGGGGGGAGCCAAACCCCATGCGGTCATCGCCACGACCGTCAAGGGCAAGGGCGTGTCGTTCATGGAGGGTCAGGCGGGCTGGCACGGCAAGGCTCCGAACGCAGAGGAACTCGCCTCTGCTCTTGCCGAACTCGAGGCGGAAGGAGCAAGCCGTGGTTAA
- the secA gene encoding preprotein translocase subunit SecA produces the protein MAGFLSKLLTLGEGKQLKRYEDTVQKINGLEAGMQELSDAELTALTAAFMERQENGEALESLLPEAFAAVREAGVRTLGMRHFDVQLIGGMALNDGQIAEMKTGEGKTLVSTLAGYLNALTGNNVHIVTVNDYLAKRDSEWMGRIYKFLGMDVGLIQNGMKPDQKIPAYQAAVTYGTNSEFGFDYLRDNMVTKAGNRVQRGHNFAIVDEVDSILIDEARTPLIISGAGTQAAETYNKFARIMPGLARDVDFDMDEAKKTINATESGLEKIEAMLGIEDIYADPSGQLANHLQQALKAQFLFHRDVDYVVIDGEVKIVDEFTGRIMEGRRYSEGLHQALEAKEHVLVREENQTLATITLQNYFRLYEKLAGMTGTAMTEDAEFRQIYNLPVMAIPPNKPVIRKDEDDLIYRNIDAKFNAVADDVAARNAAGQPCLIGTVSIESSEKLSRLLDKRGIKHETLNAKNHEREAHIIAQAGRVGAVTIATNMAGRGTDILLGGNPEVMAEDVLRERGYDPELPEGAEVEEGKAPAPSAEERESALAEAKAVTEVEHDRVLKAGGLAVIGTERHESRRIDNQLRGRSGRQGDPGLTQFYLSLEDDLMRLFGGNRMDSIGRMMEKTDMPEDTPIQAGMVSKAIEGAQRQVESMHFAARKNVLEYDDVMNLQRVAIYEERNAILDGKDLTDRIPEIIRDAAESVVAENCPEKVPSDDWDAKAIELWVANMCGRTDFDVAALDHDDDPDAVLEGIVDFLQAVYDEKTEMLGSEAMKNLEAQVMLRIIDTKWMAHLQEMDYLKAGIGLRAFGQRDPLVEYKNEAYSAFESLTVSMYEDFLRTLLRLQIAVKEVPEEKSPLDGKVSYSSPEATLTDSSTTTAERTQAAAAQAKGMPAPAPKAAPTGKAKTVEKDKDDPFANVGRNDPCPCGSGKKYKKCHGA, from the coding sequence ATGGCAGGTTTTTTATCGAAACTCCTCACGCTTGGCGAAGGGAAGCAGCTTAAGCGTTACGAAGATACGGTTCAGAAGATCAACGGCTTGGAAGCGGGGATGCAGGAGCTCTCGGATGCTGAGCTCACGGCACTCACCGCTGCGTTTATGGAGCGGCAGGAAAACGGCGAAGCGCTCGAATCGCTTCTGCCCGAGGCGTTCGCCGCAGTGCGCGAGGCGGGTGTCCGAACGCTTGGCATGCGCCACTTCGACGTGCAGCTCATCGGCGGCATGGCGTTGAACGACGGGCAGATCGCCGAGATGAAAACCGGCGAAGGCAAGACGCTCGTATCCACGCTCGCCGGCTATTTGAACGCGCTTACCGGCAACAACGTGCACATCGTCACGGTGAACGACTACCTGGCCAAGCGCGACAGCGAATGGATGGGCCGCATCTACAAGTTCCTCGGGATGGACGTGGGCCTCATCCAAAACGGCATGAAGCCCGATCAGAAAATCCCCGCCTACCAAGCGGCTGTCACATACGGCACGAACTCGGAGTTCGGCTTCGACTACCTGCGCGACAACATGGTCACGAAAGCCGGCAACCGCGTGCAGCGCGGCCATAACTTCGCCATCGTCGACGAGGTCGACTCGATCCTCATCGATGAGGCCCGAACCCCGCTTATCATCTCCGGCGCGGGAACGCAGGCGGCCGAGACCTACAACAAGTTCGCCCGCATCATGCCCGGGCTTGCGCGCGATGTCGATTTCGACATGGACGAGGCGAAGAAGACGATCAACGCCACCGAGAGCGGGCTTGAGAAGATCGAAGCCATGCTCGGCATCGAGGATATCTACGCCGACCCGTCGGGCCAGCTCGCAAACCACCTGCAGCAGGCCTTGAAGGCGCAGTTCCTCTTCCACCGCGACGTCGATTACGTCGTCATCGACGGCGAAGTGAAGATCGTCGACGAGTTCACGGGCCGTATCATGGAGGGCCGCCGCTATTCGGAAGGCCTCCATCAGGCGCTTGAGGCGAAAGAGCACGTGCTTGTGCGCGAAGAAAACCAGACGCTTGCCACCATCACTCTGCAGAACTACTTCCGCCTCTACGAAAAGCTCGCCGGCATGACCGGTACGGCCATGACCGAAGATGCCGAGTTCCGCCAGATCTACAACCTGCCCGTCATGGCCATCCCGCCGAACAAACCGGTAATCCGCAAAGACGAAGACGATCTCATCTACCGCAACATCGACGCGAAGTTCAACGCAGTCGCCGACGATGTAGCCGCCCGCAACGCTGCGGGGCAGCCGTGCCTCATCGGCACTGTGTCGATCGAGAGTTCCGAGAAGCTTTCGCGCCTGCTCGACAAGCGCGGCATCAAGCACGAGACACTGAACGCGAAGAACCACGAGCGCGAGGCGCACATCATCGCCCAAGCGGGCCGCGTGGGCGCTGTCACCATCGCCACGAACATGGCGGGCCGCGGTACCGACATTCTCTTGGGAGGAAACCCCGAGGTTATGGCCGAGGATGTGCTGCGCGAGCGCGGGTACGATCCCGAGCTGCCGGAAGGCGCCGAGGTTGAAGAGGGCAAAGCGCCCGCACCGTCGGCCGAAGAGCGCGAAAGCGCGCTTGCCGAGGCGAAAGCCGTCACCGAGGTCGAGCACGACCGCGTGCTCAAAGCGGGCGGCCTTGCCGTCATCGGCACCGAGCGCCACGAGAGCCGCCGTATCGATAACCAGCTCAGAGGCCGTTCGGGTCGTCAGGGTGATCCGGGCCTCACGCAGTTCTACCTGTCGCTCGAAGACGATCTTATGAGGCTCTTCGGCGGAAACCGTATGGATTCCATCGGTCGCATGATGGAAAAGACCGACATGCCCGAAGATACGCCGATCCAGGCCGGCATGGTGTCGAAGGCGATCGAGGGCGCTCAGCGGCAGGTCGAGAGCATGCACTTCGCTGCCCGTAAGAACGTTCTCGAATACGACGATGTCATGAACCTCCAGCGCGTCGCCATCTACGAGGAGCGCAACGCCATCCTCGACGGTAAGGACCTCACCGACCGCATTCCCGAAATCATCCGCGACGCTGCAGAGAGCGTCGTCGCCGAGAACTGCCCCGAGAAAGTGCCCTCCGACGATTGGGACGCCAAAGCGATCGAGCTTTGGGTCGCAAACATGTGCGGCCGTACCGATTTCGACGTGGCGGCCCTCGACCACGACGACGACCCCGATGCGGTGCTCGAAGGTATCGTCGACTTTTTACAGGCGGTCTATGACGAGAAGACCGAGATGCTCGGCAGCGAGGCTATGAAAAACCTCGAGGCGCAAGTGATGCTGCGCATTATCGATACGAAGTGGATGGCGCACCTCCAGGAGATGGATTACCTCAAAGCGGGCATCGGCCTGCGCGCCTTCGGCCAGCGCGATCCGCTCGTCGAGTACAAGAACGAGGCGTATTCCGCGTTCGAATCGCTCACCGTGTCGATGTACGAAGATTTCCTGCGCACGCTTCTGCGCCTGCAGATAGCCGTGAAGGAAGTGCCCGAGGAGAAAAGCCCGCTCGACGGCAAGGTGAGCTATTCGTCTCCCGAGGCGACGCTGACCGATTCGTCCACGACCACGGCCGAGCGCACGCAAGCTGCGGCTGCGCAGGCGAAGGGCATGCCCGCACCCGCGCCGAAGGCCGCCCCAACCGGTAAGGCCAAGACGGTGGAGAAGGACAAGGACGACCCGTTCGCCAATGTGGGCCGCAACGACCCGTGCCCCTGCGGCTCGGGCAAGAAGTACAAGAAGTGCCACGGAGCTTAG
- a CDS encoding S41 family peptidase → MANHSETNKLKAASARNARIVKILAVCICVCLAFAAGFLLRGDQGILKRIGFESLIVAGEQNPGATVRGDTYSSISARVAEVEGILSNDSMDSYNLDEATSGILASFAEATEDPYLRYYDETRYQAFIKENASKYGGIGVLFSERNGRAYAVDVFEGSTADANGVKAGDFIVAIDGDRSQEWSANEVINALSRDEGDSVVVTWRRPATADAEGGDEFSTTLTTAVYQEPNVTTSLEDDQVGYISLKQFTQNSAALVGDAVAELEEQGALSFVLDIRSNPGGYLTQAVDVASLFMKSGVVVEIETVRDGVSTKSVGSSTTATDKPLVVLVNGDTSAAAEVVAGALQDSQRATIVGTKTMGKGSVQRVQKLSFGGALRYTAAYYRTPLGYDINNAGISPDITVNDDGEEDNQKQFALETALSLIEL, encoded by the coding sequence ATGGCCAACCACAGCGAAACAAACAAGCTCAAAGCGGCAAGTGCACGCAACGCGAGGATCGTCAAGATCCTCGCTGTTTGCATTTGCGTGTGCCTTGCATTCGCCGCGGGATTCCTGCTCCGCGGCGATCAGGGCATCTTGAAGCGCATCGGGTTCGAATCGCTCATCGTGGCGGGGGAACAGAACCCCGGCGCTACTGTGAGGGGCGATACGTACAGCTCCATTTCGGCGCGCGTCGCCGAGGTGGAGGGTATCCTTTCCAACGACAGCATGGATTCTTACAACCTCGATGAAGCCACCTCGGGCATTCTCGCCTCGTTCGCCGAGGCGACTGAGGATCCGTATCTGCGCTACTACGACGAGACCCGCTACCAAGCGTTCATCAAGGAGAACGCGAGCAAGTACGGTGGTATCGGCGTGCTGTTCTCCGAGCGCAACGGGCGTGCGTACGCAGTCGATGTGTTCGAGGGGTCGACGGCCGACGCGAACGGCGTCAAAGCGGGCGATTTCATCGTGGCCATCGACGGCGACCGCAGTCAGGAATGGTCGGCGAACGAGGTCATCAATGCGCTTTCGCGCGACGAGGGCGATTCGGTCGTGGTGACGTGGCGGCGTCCCGCCACCGCCGATGCAGAGGGAGGCGACGAGTTCTCCACGACGCTTACGACGGCGGTGTACCAGGAGCCGAACGTCACGACTTCGCTTGAAGACGATCAGGTGGGCTACATCTCGCTCAAGCAGTTCACGCAAAACTCCGCAGCGCTCGTTGGCGATGCCGTGGCCGAACTCGAAGAGCAGGGAGCGCTTTCGTTCGTGCTCGACATCCGCAGCAATCCCGGCGGCTACCTCACGCAGGCGGTCGACGTGGCATCGCTGTTCATGAAAAGCGGCGTCGTCGTGGAAATCGAAACCGTGCGCGACGGCGTGAGCACGAAATCGGTCGGCAGCAGCACGACGGCGACCGACAAACCGCTCGTAGTGCTGGTGAACGGCGATACATCGGCGGCTGCCGAAGTGGTTGCGGGCGCGTTGCAAGACAGCCAGCGTGCGACGATTGTCGGTACGAAGACCATGGGCAAGGGCTCGGTGCAGCGCGTGCAGAAGCTCAGCTTCGGCGGCGCGCTCAGGTACACGGCCGCATACTACCGCACACCGCTTGGCTACGATATCAACAATGCGGGCATCTCCCCCGACATCACCGTGAACGACGACGGGGAAGAAGACAACCAGAAGCAGTTCGCACTCGAGACCGCTTTGTCGCTCATCGAGCTGTAG
- the ftsE gene encoding cell division ATP-binding protein FtsE: protein MTNDNFQGAPARTGAHAGRPRQAAAPARGQAASQLSASLPMLDADDMPQPMGTPVITFDHVTKVYPAQPNKPALDDISLQIYAGEFVFLVGHSGSGKSTFIRMLIREVKPTQGHIYVADEDLSTMRNWRVPYLRRNIGCVFQDFKLLPNKTVFENVAFALEVIGKSRHVIKTQVPEVLRLVGLQDKLNKRPDQLSGGEQQRVSIARAIVNRPPLLICDEPTGNLDPQTSRGIMDLLERINRTGTTVLVATHDREMVDNMRRRVIALDKGRLTRDQDRGVYGFDV from the coding sequence GTGACAAACGATAACTTCCAAGGGGCTCCTGCGCGCACCGGTGCGCACGCGGGGCGTCCGAGGCAGGCGGCGGCGCCCGCGCGAGGGCAGGCTGCTTCGCAGCTCTCCGCGTCGCTCCCCATGCTCGACGCCGACGACATGCCCCAGCCGATGGGCACGCCCGTCATCACGTTTGATCATGTGACCAAAGTGTATCCGGCCCAGCCCAACAAGCCCGCCCTCGACGACATCTCCCTGCAGATTTATGCGGGCGAGTTCGTGTTTCTCGTCGGGCATTCCGGTTCGGGCAAATCGACGTTCATCCGCATGCTCATCCGTGAAGTAAAGCCTACGCAGGGCCATATCTACGTAGCCGACGAGGACCTTTCGACCATGCGCAATTGGCGCGTGCCGTACCTGCGCCGCAACATCGGCTGCGTGTTCCAAGATTTCAAGCTGCTCCCGAACAAGACCGTATTCGAGAACGTCGCCTTCGCCCTCGAGGTAATCGGCAAGAGCCGCCACGTCATCAAAACGCAGGTGCCCGAGGTGCTGCGCTTGGTCGGATTGCAGGACAAGCTCAACAAGCGCCCCGATCAGCTTTCAGGCGGCGAGCAGCAGCGTGTGTCCATTGCGCGCGCCATCGTGAACCGTCCGCCGCTGCTCATTTGCGACGAGCCGACCGGCAACCTCGACCCGCAGACTTCGCGCGGCATCATGGATCTGCTCGAGCGCATCAACCGCACGGGCACGACGGTGCTCGTTGCTACGCACGACCGCGAGATGGTCGACAACATGCGCAGGCGCGTCATTGCGCTCGACAAGGGCCGTCTGACCCGCGACCAGGACAGGGGGGTGTACGGGTTCGATGTCTAG